The Trichomycterus rosablanca isolate fTriRos1 chromosome 15, fTriRos1.hap1, whole genome shotgun sequence genome contains a region encoding:
- the blzf1 gene encoding golgin-45 encodes MSVVAMKSKQKNPSVVSIRGPADGMETAKPAATKEISLEPLTVKASPPRQSPRAAPASPGVLHLGKVNKESCAELEAVRIVVPRTAIIRSTRVVGHAENKAGEKGSPHHGAEDRPPSPPSEPQDYKSIVEKLQNTERRLLQDKEGLSNQLHVQTEVNRELKKLLVASVGDDLQYHFERMAREKNQLILENEALGRNLAHIAEQLERMSIQCDVWRSKFLASRVMAEELTNARAALQRHTREAQCAIQDLLRERQEFSQNMMHTHRSLEQLLVSLQWGRQQTYYPSAQPLSTGELAASNHKLADAINSHLLGNVSSISISSSASVKHSTVSELCSTPAEKMAEKVLRILDPISCPDSTDDPAAIDTGASSFLPNKKSIGRFHPYTRYENITFNCCERCSGELLVL; translated from the exons ATGTCTGTTGTCGCCATGAAGAGTAAGCAGAAGA ACCCGTCCGTAGTGTCGATCCGTGGCCCCGCCGATGGCATGGAAACAGCCAAGCCAGCTGCGACCAAGGAGATTTCGCTCGAGCCCCTTACTGTAAAAGCGTCTCCACCCAGACAGTCCCCCCGAGCAGCTCCGGCATCCCCCGGTGTCCTGCACCTAGGAAAGGTTAACAAGGAGTCCTGCGCAGAGCTGGAGGCCGTGCGCATCGTGGTGCCGCGTACGGCCATCATCCGGAGCACCCGAGTCGTCGGCCACGCTGAGAACAAGGCGGGCGAGAAAGGATCTCCCCACCACGGTGCTGAAGACCGGCCGCCCTCCCCTCCGTCAGAACCGCAGGACTACAAGAGCATCGTAGAGAAGCTACAGAACACCGAGCGCAGACTGCTGCAGGACAAAGAGGGCCTCTCCAACCAGCTGCACGTTCAAACCGAG GTAAACCGGGAGCTCAAGAAGCTTCTGGTGGCCTCGGTGGGCGACGACCTGCAGTATCACTTTGAGCGCATGGCGCGGGAAAAGAATCAGCTCATCCTGGAAAACGAGGCACTGGGACGCAACCTGGCGCACATCGCCGAGCAGCTGGAGCGCATGAGCATCCAGTGTGACGTGTGGAGGAGCAAGTTTCTCGCCAGCCG GGTGATGGCCGAGGAGCTGACGAACGCCAGGGCTGCTCTCCAGCGCCATACAAGGGAAGCACAGTGTGCCATCCAGGACCTGTTACGGGAGAGGCAGGAATTCTCCCAAAAtatgatgcacacacacag GTCTCTGGAGCAGCTGCTCGTCTCGTTACAGTGGGGTCGACAGCAGACCTATTACCCCAGCGCCCAACCTCTCAGCACCGGAGAACTGGCTGCATCCAATCACAAGCTGGCGGACGCCATCAACTCCCACCTGCTGGGAAATGTAAGCAGCATCAGCATCAGCAGCAGCGCCAGTGTGAAGCACAGCACGGTGTCGGAACTCTGCAGCACTCCAGCTGAGAAGATGGCAGAAAAG GTACTCAGGATTCTGGATCCCATCTCCTGTCCGGACAGCACGGATGACCCAGCTGCTATAGACACCGGCGCTTCTTCTTTCCTGCCCAACAAGAAAAGCATCGGACGTTTTCATCCGTACACTCGCTATGAGAACATCACCTTCAACTGCTGTGAACGCTGCAGCGGGGAACTGCTGGTGCTTTAG